One part of the Arthrobacter tumbae genome encodes these proteins:
- the pyrE gene encoding orotate phosphoribosyltransferase: MTDIPTARDRLRDLILELAVVRGRVTLSSGKEADYYIDLRRVTLHHEASALVGEVMLSLLDDAGITFQSAGGLTMGADPVGTALMHAAARDGRAVDAFVVRKAQKTYGMGRQVEGPDVAGRDVVVLEDTSTTGGSALTAVEGVRKAGANVVAVAVIVDRDTGSKERIESEAGVPYLFAFSKDELGLE, translated from the coding sequence ATGACCGACATCCCCACCGCCCGTGACCGACTCCGCGATCTCATCCTGGAACTGGCGGTGGTGCGGGGGAGGGTCACGCTCTCCAGCGGCAAGGAGGCGGACTACTACATCGACCTTCGCCGCGTGACCCTGCATCATGAAGCTTCGGCACTGGTGGGCGAGGTCATGCTAAGCCTTCTCGACGACGCCGGCATCACCTTCCAGAGCGCAGGCGGCCTGACCATGGGGGCGGACCCGGTGGGAACAGCGCTCATGCACGCCGCCGCCCGGGACGGACGCGCTGTGGACGCCTTCGTTGTCCGCAAGGCGCAGAAGACGTACGGAATGGGCCGCCAGGTTGAGGGTCCGGATGTCGCCGGCCGCGACGTCGTCGTCCTCGAAGACACCTCCACCACCGGCGGATCCGCGCTCACTGCTGTGGAGGGCGTGCGCAAGGCCGGCGCCAATGTAGTGGCAGTCGCTGTCATTGTGGACCGCGACACCGGCTCCAAGGAGCGGATCGAGTCGGAGGCCGGCGTTCCCTACCTCTTCGCTTTCAGCAAGGATGAACTCGGTCTGGAGTAA
- a CDS encoding thioesterase domain-containing protein, with protein sequence MTNDPERLLNYAHGLKGMSRRRFLTGSALGLALATDLFVTRQIQEAREELAIIPVKDEYADATFPNARWILFPGYKTSWEEGVWIMNSLRPVLSRRARLAVMGYSNRGLDISTIVGSLRRYVRTQQIDTLYFYGHSFGGMVAVEVASRLQEVGVDVRFILLDSSPHSRFDVIDQAMFDGVVYLYEAGYRVPTVLRGGYELAERIVHKDERTWSQILDQTLEQISPLAPSSVLIQSQASYIFHYNIARFGLGSSTELAFIGNPNDGTVDYATARPGWAAAFPDSMVSADLITEGALPPHASPQWNPLIYQAVTREVQQEFLPIPTGGKTKSMF encoded by the coding sequence ATGACCAACGATCCCGAGCGGCTCCTGAACTACGCGCATGGCCTGAAGGGCATGTCGCGCCGGCGTTTCCTCACGGGCTCCGCGCTTGGACTGGCGCTGGCCACGGACCTGTTCGTCACGCGGCAGATCCAGGAAGCCCGCGAGGAACTGGCCATCATTCCTGTGAAGGATGAGTACGCGGACGCCACCTTCCCCAACGCACGCTGGATCCTGTTCCCGGGATACAAGACGAGCTGGGAGGAGGGCGTCTGGATCATGAACTCGCTGCGCCCGGTGCTCAGCCGGCGGGCACGCCTGGCCGTGATGGGCTATTCCAACCGCGGCCTGGATATCTCCACCATCGTGGGTTCCCTGCGGCGCTACGTCCGCACGCAGCAGATCGACACCCTGTACTTCTACGGGCACAGTTTCGGTGGGATGGTGGCTGTCGAGGTTGCGTCCCGTCTGCAGGAGGTGGGCGTGGACGTCCGCTTCATCCTGCTGGACTCCAGCCCGCACAGCCGGTTCGACGTGATCGACCAGGCAATGTTCGACGGCGTGGTCTACCTTTACGAGGCCGGCTACCGTGTTCCCACGGTGCTTCGCGGCGGCTATGAGTTGGCCGAGCGCATTGTGCACAAGGACGAGCGCACCTGGTCGCAGATCCTTGACCAGACCCTTGAGCAGATCTCTCCCCTGGCGCCGTCCAGCGTGCTGATCCAGTCCCAGGCGTCGTATATCTTCCACTACAACATTGCCCGGTTCGGTCTGGGCAGCAGCACTGAACTGGCGTTCATCGGCAACCCGAATGACGGCACGGTGGATTACGCGACGGCGCGACCCGGCTGGGCGGCGGCTTTCCCCGACAGCATGGTTTCAGCAGACCTCATTACCGAGGGCGCGCTCCCGCCGCACGCCAGTCCGCAGTGGAATCCGCTGATCTATCAGGCCGTGACGCGGGAAGTGCAGCAGGAATTCCTCCCGATACCCACCGGCGGAAAAACGAAGAGCATGTTTTAG
- a CDS encoding tyrosine-protein phosphatase, whose product MVGILNLRDIAELTAGSANAPARARVYRSSQPFGWDAEATMEFLHRQGIETIVDLRSEREAGRVPWQVAHTAGIDVIAAPLDPSGADPAATLLLRTAEDLGNYYLSWLSARPDAVLDALRPIAEGRTTLVHCAAGKDRTGVITAVVLLVAGVEDELIIEDYAHTTGALPQILPALAELWAGQLPAHDLPKDLPVILTAPAEAMATFLTGLRREHGSVEDYLLGAGMAPEDLRALRDSLRA is encoded by the coding sequence ATGGTCGGCATCCTCAACCTGCGGGACATCGCCGAACTGACCGCGGGCAGCGCCAACGCACCCGCCCGCGCCCGGGTCTACCGTTCCAGCCAGCCCTTCGGCTGGGATGCTGAGGCGACCATGGAGTTCCTGCACCGCCAGGGAATCGAGACCATCGTTGATCTGCGCAGCGAGCGCGAGGCCGGGCGGGTGCCCTGGCAGGTTGCGCACACCGCCGGCATCGACGTCATCGCCGCCCCTCTCGATCCGTCCGGGGCAGACCCCGCCGCCACCCTGCTTCTGAGGACGGCGGAGGATCTCGGCAACTACTACCTCAGCTGGCTGTCCGCCCGCCCGGACGCCGTCCTTGATGCGCTGCGCCCCATCGCGGAGGGGCGCACCACTCTCGTGCACTGCGCGGCAGGCAAGGACCGCACCGGGGTGATCACCGCCGTCGTACTGCTGGTTGCCGGAGTCGAGGACGAGCTGATCATCGAGGACTACGCCCACACCACCGGTGCACTGCCGCAGATCCTGCCGGCGCTCGCGGAGCTCTGGGCGGGTCAGCTGCCGGCGCACGATCTACCGAAGGACCTGCCGGTGATCCTGACGGCTCCGGCGGAGGCGATGGCCACGTTCCTCACCGGTTTGCGGCGGGAACACGGGTCCGTTGAGGACTACCTGCTGGGTGCAGGGATGGCGCCTGAGGACCTTCGGGCGCTGCGGGACTCGCTGCGCGCGTAA
- a CDS encoding HAD-IIA family hydrolase, which produces MRENEHIECWLTDMDGVLVHENQAIPGAAELIDRWVATSRRFLVLTNNSIYTPRDLAARLKASGLEVPEENLWTSALATAQFLRDQLPGGRAYVIGEAGLTTALHEAGFVLTDQNPDYVVLGETRTYSFEAITKAIRLILEGARFIATNPDTTGPSKEGPLPATGAIAALITAATNREPYIVGKPNPMMFRSAMNQIDAHSETTAMVGDRMDTDIIAGMEAGLHTVLVLTGITKREDIDAYPFRPAQIVDSVQDLIEQV; this is translated from the coding sequence ATGCGCGAAAACGAACACATTGAGTGCTGGCTGACTGACATGGATGGCGTCCTGGTCCACGAGAACCAGGCCATCCCGGGAGCTGCCGAGCTGATTGACCGCTGGGTGGCAACCTCCCGACGGTTCCTCGTTCTCACGAACAACTCGATCTACACCCCGCGTGACCTGGCTGCACGCCTGAAGGCGTCCGGACTCGAGGTTCCGGAGGAGAACCTGTGGACCTCCGCGCTCGCCACCGCGCAGTTCCTGCGCGATCAGCTGCCCGGCGGGCGCGCCTATGTCATCGGTGAGGCCGGATTGACGACGGCGCTGCACGAGGCCGGCTTTGTCCTCACCGACCAGAACCCGGACTACGTGGTGCTCGGCGAAACCCGCACCTACTCGTTCGAAGCGATCACCAAGGCCATCCGTTTGATCCTCGAGGGCGCCCGGTTCATCGCCACCAACCCGGATACCACCGGCCCGTCCAAGGAGGGCCCGCTTCCCGCCACCGGTGCAATAGCTGCGCTCATCACCGCGGCAACCAACCGCGAGCCCTACATCGTGGGCAAGCCGAACCCCATGATGTTCCGCTCGGCGATGAACCAGATCGACGCGCATTCGGAGACCACCGCCATGGTGGGCGACCGCATGGACACCGACATCATCGCGGGCATGGAGGCGGGCCTGCATACGGTCCTGGTGCTCACGGGCATCACCAAGCGGGAAGATATCGATGCCTACCCGTTCCGGCCGGCGCAGATCGTCGACTCCGTGCAGGACCTCATCGAGCAGGTCTGA
- a CDS encoding TrmH family RNA methyltransferase: MEETVENAPATVGVGPWEGVWPSGPQWDPELLAHGDTRNVVDEYRYWQHDAIVADLDSKRHDFHVAIENWQHDLNIGSVVRTANAFLAREVHIIGRRRWNRRGAMVTDRYQHVRHHPTVEDFVEWAQAAGLRVIGIDNFPDSVPLETYELPRNCVLVFGQEGPGLTPEVHAAADATLSIAQFGSTRSINASAAAAIAMHGWVRRHVFGQHTIPQ, from the coding sequence GTGGAAGAAACTGTGGAAAACGCTCCGGCAACAGTGGGCGTCGGGCCCTGGGAGGGCGTGTGGCCGTCCGGCCCGCAGTGGGACCCGGAGCTGCTTGCGCACGGGGACACCCGCAACGTGGTCGATGAATACCGCTACTGGCAGCACGACGCCATCGTTGCCGACCTCGATTCGAAGCGCCACGACTTCCACGTGGCCATCGAGAACTGGCAGCATGACCTGAATATCGGCTCAGTGGTCCGCACGGCCAACGCTTTCCTTGCACGTGAAGTGCACATCATCGGACGACGACGGTGGAACCGCCGGGGTGCCATGGTCACCGACCGCTACCAGCACGTGCGCCACCATCCCACGGTTGAGGACTTCGTGGAGTGGGCGCAGGCAGCGGGTCTGAGGGTGATAGGTATCGACAACTTCCCCGACTCCGTGCCGCTGGAGACGTACGAGCTGCCGCGCAACTGCGTCCTCGTGTTCGGCCAGGAGGGCCCGGGCCTCACGCCCGAGGTTCATGCCGCCGCAGATGCCACCCTCTCCATCGCCCAGTTCGGCTCCACCCGGTCGATCAACGCGTCGGCTGCAGCGGCCATCGCCATGCACGGCTGGGTGCGGCGCCACGTCTTTGGGCAGCACACCATTCCGCAGTAG
- a CDS encoding MarR family winged helix-turn-helix transcriptional regulator yields MTTFPQAVAPTAGTGSDQAEPGIDVLNALRDYRASETAMRRRTRSSTGMGETDFLALRYLLEAQRDGLEVSPKALAARLGISSASTTSLIDRLARTGHVRRKPHPRDRRALVLEASAEPDCEARRTMSDTHQRMMDVVQTLPSEEAAVVVEFLVRMREAVDEIDADQPG; encoded by the coding sequence ATGACCACTTTTCCGCAGGCTGTCGCCCCCACGGCGGGCACCGGAAGCGATCAGGCGGAGCCCGGAATCGACGTGCTCAATGCGCTCCGCGACTACCGTGCCTCCGAAACTGCCATGCGCCGCCGCACGCGCTCCTCCACAGGCATGGGTGAAACCGACTTTCTGGCGCTGCGCTACTTGCTCGAAGCACAGCGCGACGGCCTCGAGGTCAGCCCCAAGGCGCTCGCTGCCAGACTGGGAATCTCCTCCGCCTCCACCACGAGCCTCATCGACCGGCTGGCCCGGACGGGGCACGTTCGGCGGAAGCCGCATCCCCGGGACCGTCGGGCGCTGGTTCTGGAGGCAAGCGCCGAGCCGGACTGCGAAGCCCGCCGGACCATGAGCGACACGCACCAGCGAATGATGGATGTAGTACAAACCCTCCCATCGGAGGAAGCCGCCGTCGTCGTTGAGTTTCTTGTGCGCATGCGGGAGGCCGTCGACGAGATCGACGCCGACCAGCCGGGCTGA
- the sigK gene encoding ECF RNA polymerase sigma factor SigK: MSMTMMEELTSVDRLPEPDLAYLLTQVGRGDERAFTSLYGFTSARIFGLVRRIIVDPAISEEVTQEVFLQVWNKAAEFSPALGSPIAWLMTLAHRRAVDRIRSEQAHRNRLTRWSTSEVLTPFDNVMESVLARDESQAVQAAFGTLTEKQRQAIEMAYYKGLTYAQVAEALEAPLGTVKARIRDGLGRLKDALEPYSSLAP, from the coding sequence ATGTCGATGACGATGATGGAGGAGCTGACTTCGGTCGACCGGTTGCCAGAGCCGGACCTCGCTTACCTCCTGACCCAGGTGGGACGTGGCGACGAACGCGCATTCACCTCTCTCTACGGATTCACCAGTGCCCGCATATTCGGGCTGGTTCGAAGGATTATCGTTGATCCCGCCATCTCAGAGGAGGTAACCCAGGAAGTCTTCCTCCAGGTCTGGAACAAGGCTGCGGAATTCTCGCCGGCACTCGGATCTCCCATCGCGTGGCTCATGACCCTCGCGCACCGGCGCGCGGTGGACAGGATCCGATCGGAGCAGGCCCATCGGAACAGGCTCACCAGGTGGTCCACTTCGGAAGTGTTGACGCCCTTTGACAACGTCATGGAATCGGTTCTTGCCCGTGACGAGTCGCAGGCGGTGCAGGCTGCGTTCGGCACACTGACCGAGAAGCAGAGACAGGCAATCGAAATGGCCTACTACAAGGGGCTCACCTACGCGCAGGTGGCGGAAGCACTCGAAGCCCCGCTCGGCACGGTGAAGGCCCGGATCCGCGACGGCCTCGGTCGGTTGAAGGATGCGCTCGAACCGTATTCGTCACTCGCGCCGTAA
- the fbaA gene encoding class II fructose-bisphosphate aldolase, which translates to MPIATPDSYAEMIDRAKAGGFAYPAVNVTSSQTLNAAIRGFAEAGSDGIIQVSTGGAAYWSGASVKNMVAGSLGFAAFAREVAKSYDVNIALHTDHCPKDKLDDFVLPLLAASEEAVKRGEDPLFQSHMWDGSAETLEENLRIAKEILPRAAAAKIILEVEIGTVGGEEDGVENAINDKLYTTVEDAMATIEALGAGEHGRYITALTFGNVHGVYKPGGVKLRPEILKDIQEQVGQKIGKDKPFDLVFHGGSGSSDQEIADAVSYGVIKMNIDTDTQYAFTRPVADHMLKNYDGVLKVDGEVGNKKTYDPRVWGASAEAGLAARVVEAAKSLGSAGKKL; encoded by the coding sequence ATGCCCATCGCCACACCGGACAGTTACGCCGAGATGATCGACCGCGCCAAGGCCGGCGGCTTCGCCTACCCCGCGGTGAACGTGACGTCTTCCCAGACGCTGAATGCGGCTATTCGGGGTTTCGCCGAGGCCGGGTCTGACGGCATCATCCAGGTTTCCACGGGAGGCGCAGCCTACTGGTCCGGCGCCTCCGTCAAGAACATGGTTGCCGGTTCCCTCGGTTTCGCGGCCTTTGCCCGCGAGGTCGCCAAGAGCTATGACGTGAACATCGCCCTGCACACCGACCACTGCCCCAAGGACAAGCTCGACGACTTCGTGCTGCCGCTGCTGGCTGCATCCGAGGAAGCAGTCAAGCGCGGCGAGGATCCGCTGTTCCAGTCCCACATGTGGGACGGCTCCGCCGAGACGCTCGAGGAAAACCTGCGGATCGCCAAGGAGATCCTGCCCCGCGCCGCCGCGGCCAAGATCATCCTCGAGGTTGAGATCGGTACCGTCGGCGGTGAAGAGGACGGCGTCGAGAACGCCATCAATGACAAGCTCTACACCACGGTGGAGGACGCGATGGCCACCATCGAAGCCCTCGGCGCCGGTGAGCACGGCCGCTACATCACTGCACTGACCTTCGGAAACGTCCACGGAGTGTACAAGCCGGGTGGAGTGAAGCTGCGCCCCGAGATACTCAAGGACATCCAGGAGCAGGTGGGTCAGAAGATCGGAAAGGACAAGCCCTTCGACCTCGTGTTCCACGGCGGCTCCGGTTCTTCCGACCAGGAGATCGCGGATGCGGTTTCCTACGGTGTCATCAAGATGAACATCGACACGGACACCCAGTACGCATTCACCCGTCCGGTGGCCGACCACATGCTCAAGAACTATGACGGAGTCCTCAAGGTCGACGGCGAGGTGGGCAACAAGAAGACCTACGATCCGCGCGTCTGGGGTGCATCCGCAGAAGCCGGCCTGGCCGCCCGCGTTGTTGAGGCAGCCAAGTCGCTCGGATCAGCAGGCAAGAAGCTCTGA
- a CDS encoding DUF3151 domain-containing protein → MSDEFRKNLLGPEPTLLPEEPDVVSRLAAGEEAVDLAAKHPTSSLLWAILADEAYGDGRTIESYAYARTGYHRGLDALRRNGWRGAGPVPYSHEPNRGFLRALNALGRAAASIGEIDEAERIAKFLRESDPEASKELSGS, encoded by the coding sequence ATGTCCGACGAATTCCGCAAGAACCTCCTGGGCCCGGAACCAACGCTCCTTCCCGAGGAACCGGATGTTGTCTCCCGTCTGGCGGCTGGGGAGGAGGCTGTCGACCTGGCAGCCAAGCATCCGACGTCGTCGTTGTTGTGGGCCATCCTCGCCGATGAGGCGTATGGCGACGGGCGCACCATCGAGTCCTACGCCTACGCACGCACCGGTTACCACCGCGGGCTGGATGCGCTGCGGCGGAACGGGTGGCGCGGAGCCGGGCCGGTGCCGTACTCGCACGAGCCGAACCGCGGCTTCCTGCGGGCATTGAACGCGCTTGGCCGTGCGGCGGCCTCCATCGGCGAGATCGACGAGGCGGAACGCATCGCGAAATTCCTCCGCGAATCCGACCCGGAGGCAAGCAAGGAGCTGTCCGGCTCCTAG
- a CDS encoding MFS transporter, producing the protein MTEQERTTGPPTQDAGEFATPDSETPEGKRTLRKAIGASAIGNGVEWFDYSIYGLMVVYISSIFFPGDQATVWALGTFAVSFLVRPFGGFFWGPLGDKIGRKSVLAMTILLMAGSTFCIGLLPTYDAVGFLAPALLILLRLIQGFSAGGEYGGAATFMAEYSPDRKRGFYGSFLEFGTLAGFALGSLVALLCQVIIGGDAMAEWGWRIPFLIAGPMGAVGWYLRTKLEDTPVFREAESKGETESKAGVALKDLLTKYWRPILSMSGLVIALNVVNYTFLQYMPTYLQVTIDMDADATFTLLLIGQVVLMALIPFFGALSDRIGRKPMWWFSLIGLFVLALPMYMLMGLGFGFALLAFAVLGLLYLPQLATISAMFPSLFPTHVRFAGFAITYNVATALFGGTAPVVNGALVESTGNNLVPAMYMMGACVIGALALIKTPETAGLSLRGRNTPGTNDASAAR; encoded by the coding sequence ATGACTGAGCAGGAGAGAACAACCGGACCTCCCACGCAGGACGCAGGGGAATTCGCCACTCCGGATTCCGAAACCCCCGAGGGGAAGCGGACACTGCGGAAGGCGATCGGCGCCTCCGCCATCGGCAACGGGGTCGAGTGGTTCGACTACAGCATCTACGGACTGATGGTTGTGTACATCAGTTCCATCTTCTTCCCGGGGGACCAGGCAACCGTCTGGGCGCTAGGGACCTTCGCCGTCTCATTTCTGGTGCGGCCGTTCGGCGGGTTCTTCTGGGGTCCGCTGGGGGACAAGATCGGGCGCAAGTCAGTCCTGGCAATGACTATCCTGTTGATGGCCGGTTCCACTTTCTGCATCGGACTTCTGCCAACGTACGACGCCGTGGGCTTCCTTGCCCCGGCGCTGCTGATTCTGCTGAGGCTGATCCAGGGGTTCTCCGCCGGCGGAGAGTATGGCGGCGCGGCGACCTTCATGGCTGAGTACTCGCCGGACAGGAAACGCGGCTTCTACGGCAGTTTCCTCGAGTTCGGCACGCTCGCGGGGTTTGCCCTGGGCAGCCTGGTGGCTCTGCTGTGCCAGGTGATCATCGGTGGAGACGCCATGGCCGAGTGGGGTTGGCGCATTCCGTTCCTCATCGCCGGTCCGATGGGGGCGGTCGGTTGGTACCTCCGCACCAAGCTTGAGGACACTCCCGTCTTCCGGGAGGCGGAGTCCAAGGGTGAAACTGAATCCAAAGCCGGCGTGGCGCTGAAGGATCTGCTGACCAAGTACTGGCGTCCGATCCTCTCGATGTCAGGACTGGTGATTGCCCTCAATGTCGTGAACTACACGTTCCTCCAGTACATGCCGACGTACCTCCAGGTCACGATCGACATGGACGCGGACGCGACTTTCACCCTGCTGCTCATCGGCCAGGTCGTGTTGATGGCCCTGATCCCCTTCTTCGGAGCGTTGTCCGACCGGATCGGGCGCAAGCCCATGTGGTGGTTCTCCCTGATCGGGCTGTTTGTCCTGGCGCTGCCGATGTACATGCTGATGGGATTGGGCTTCGGCTTTGCCCTGCTCGCGTTTGCGGTTCTCGGACTCCTGTACCTGCCGCAGCTTGCGACCATTTCGGCGATGTTCCCATCCCTGTTTCCCACCCATGTTCGATTCGCCGGCTTTGCCATCACCTACAACGTGGCCACGGCCTTATTCGGGGGAACAGCCCCGGTGGTCAATGGAGCGCTCGTGGAAAGCACCGGGAACAACCTGGTCCCGGCCATGTACATGATGGGGGCGTGTGTGATCGGAGCTCTCGCGCTCATCAAAACCCCTGAGACTGCGGGCCTTTCCCTGCGCGGGCGCAACACCCCGGGCACCAACGACGCGTCAGCCGCCCGCTAG
- a CDS encoding GAF and ANTAR domain-containing protein codes for MSSDLTDARTNDDLQDAVLDFSDVIQFLDELCQHAVRSLSDGEEVLCGITLLRDRKAATVASSSEYARKMDEIQYSFDDGPCLTSAREQLTVEVPDVRREERWPEYVAAISEHGLHSILAVPFDLAGDAKAALNVYSATAHKFTNEAIERANAYASEASRSLRLAVRIAQHSERANDLITAMESRTPIDIAIGIVMCQNRCTQTEAFTILRKASSHRNIKLRDLAGQIVAGANANSQPATHFDH; via the coding sequence ATGAGCAGCGATCTCACCGATGCGCGCACCAACGACGATCTCCAAGACGCCGTCCTGGATTTCTCGGACGTGATCCAATTCCTCGATGAGCTCTGCCAGCATGCGGTGCGCTCACTCAGCGACGGGGAAGAGGTGCTCTGCGGCATCACCTTGCTACGCGATCGGAAAGCCGCAACCGTGGCCAGTAGCAGCGAATACGCCCGCAAGATGGACGAAATTCAGTACAGCTTCGACGACGGGCCTTGTCTGACCTCCGCACGTGAGCAACTCACCGTCGAAGTCCCGGACGTACGCCGGGAAGAGCGCTGGCCGGAATATGTCGCGGCCATCTCCGAGCACGGGTTGCACTCGATCCTCGCTGTCCCCTTCGACCTGGCTGGCGATGCGAAGGCGGCTCTTAACGTGTACTCAGCCACCGCGCACAAATTCACTAACGAAGCGATAGAACGAGCAAACGCCTATGCCAGTGAAGCCTCCCGGTCTCTCCGCCTGGCGGTGCGGATCGCCCAACACAGTGAGCGCGCCAACGACCTGATAACGGCGATGGAATCACGCACCCCCATCGACATCGCGATCGGCATTGTCATGTGCCAAAACCGGTGCACCCAAACCGAAGCGTTCACGATCCTGAGGAAAGCCTCCTCACACCGCAACATCAAACTACGTGACCTCGCCGGACAGATCGTCGCCGGCGCCAACGCAAACTCGCAGCCCGCAACACACTTCGACCACTGA
- a CDS encoding glutathione-independent formaldehyde dehydrogenase, protein MKAVVFKAPYELSVENVADPKIEGPLDAVIRITTANICGSDLHPYEGRADLDAGMVLGHENMGIVEEVGPGVDRISVGDRVSVPFNLACGTCRNCNNGYTSACLRANPSGQPGAGYGYPMMGPYWGGQAELLRVPWADFNLLKLPEGKENESDFTMLSDILPTGYHGAEMAMVAPGKSVAVFGAGPVGLMAAHSAFLKGASQVFIVDKEPDRLALAEEIGATPINFADTDPTEAIMEGTDGFGADCGIEAVGYQAHDHTGEEHPEMVLDNLVKVVRATGHIGVVGVYVPEDPGATNDLAKQGRIAFNYGAAFTKGISLMGGQCPVKKYNRELRDLIIRGKSKPSWIVSHEVSLDDAVDAYAKFDKREDGYTKVLLHP, encoded by the coding sequence ATGAAAGCAGTAGTCTTCAAGGCCCCCTACGAACTGAGCGTGGAAAACGTCGCGGACCCGAAAATCGAGGGACCACTCGATGCCGTCATCCGCATCACCACCGCCAATATCTGCGGTTCGGACCTGCACCCGTATGAAGGTCGGGCGGATCTGGACGCAGGCATGGTCCTGGGCCACGAGAACATGGGAATCGTTGAAGAAGTCGGACCAGGCGTGGATCGCATCAGCGTCGGCGATCGGGTATCCGTTCCTTTCAATCTCGCCTGCGGCACCTGCCGCAACTGCAACAACGGATACACCTCCGCCTGCCTGCGCGCCAACCCCTCGGGCCAGCCGGGCGCCGGATACGGGTACCCGATGATGGGCCCCTACTGGGGCGGCCAGGCCGAGCTGTTGCGCGTACCGTGGGCCGACTTCAATCTCCTGAAGCTTCCCGAGGGTAAGGAGAATGAATCTGATTTCACCATGCTCTCGGACATCCTTCCCACCGGGTACCACGGCGCTGAAATGGCGATGGTCGCGCCCGGGAAGTCCGTCGCGGTCTTCGGTGCCGGCCCGGTCGGCCTCATGGCAGCCCACAGCGCCTTCCTCAAAGGCGCCTCCCAGGTGTTCATTGTGGACAAGGAACCCGACAGGCTCGCCCTCGCCGAAGAGATCGGTGCAACCCCGATCAACTTCGCCGACACGGATCCCACCGAAGCGATCATGGAAGGAACCGACGGGTTCGGGGCCGATTGCGGAATTGAAGCCGTCGGCTATCAGGCACACGACCACACCGGCGAGGAACATCCGGAAATGGTGCTCGACAACCTCGTGAAAGTGGTCCGTGCCACCGGGCATATCGGAGTCGTCGGAGTCTATGTTCCGGAAGACCCCGGCGCCACCAACGATCTGGCCAAGCAAGGACGCATTGCTTTCAATTACGGCGCAGCCTTTACCAAGGGCATCAGTTTGATGGGTGGGCAGTGCCCGGTGAAGAAATACAACCGGGAACTGCGTGACCTCATCATCCGGGGCAAGTCCAAGCCGTCCTGGATCGTTTCCCACGAGGTTTCCCTCGACGACGCAGTTGATGCGTACGCGAAGTTCGACAAGCGCGAAGACGGATATACCAAGGTCCTCCTCCACCCCTGA